One genomic window of Saccopteryx bilineata isolate mSacBil1 chromosome 4, mSacBil1_pri_phased_curated, whole genome shotgun sequence includes the following:
- the LOC136334365 gene encoding olfactory receptor 11H6-like: MENPASNNHSDPVNVFILLGFPCSSEIQILLFSLFSVTYVLTLIGNLCIICSVWCDQHLHTPMYILLANFSFLEIWYVTSTVPNMLANFLSKINTISFSGCFLQFYFFFSMGTTETFFLSAMALDRYLAICRPLHYHTVMTVQRCIRIGACCWVCGFSCFLLPVYLISQLPFCGPNTIDHFLCDPGPLIKLSCVPAPATEITCAIFNSVLIFSTFFFITSSYTLVIRAVLKVPSAEGRHKAFSTCGSHLAVVSLFYGSIMVMYVSPTAGNPARIQKIVTLFYSVLTPFLNPMIYSLRNKEMKEALRKLLRIVRFGQRQPLKN, from the coding sequence atggaaaaccCAGCAAGCAATAACCACTCTGACCCAGTGaatgtatttattcttcttgGATTCCCCTGCTCCTCGGAGATTCAgatcctcctcttctccctcttttctgtgACCTATGTCCTGACACTAATCGGAAACCTTTGCATTATCTGTTCAGTGTGGTGTGACCAACATCTCCACACACCCATGTACATCCTGCTGGCCAATTTTTCTTTCCTGGAGATCTGGTATGTCACTTCTACTGTCCCCAATATGTTAGCCAActttctctctaagatcaataccATCTCCTTCTCTGGCTGCTTCCTCCAGTTCTACTTCTTCTTCTCCATGGGCACCACTGAGACCTTCTTCTTGTCTGCCATGGCCTTGGACAGGTACCTTGCTATCTGCAGGCCCCTGCACTATCACACTGTCATGACAGTTCAACGCTGCATCAGAATTGGAGCCTGCTGCTGGGTGTGTGGCTTCTCTTGTTTTCTCCTCCCAGTTTATCTCATCTCCCAGCTTCCTTTTTGTGGCCCCAATACTATTGATCATTTTTTATGTGACCCAGGACCCCTTATAAAGTTGTCCTGTGTGCCAGCTCCTGCCACTGAGATCACCTGTGCCATCTTTAATTCAGTCCTCATTTTCTCCACCTTCTTCTTCATTACCAGCTCCTACACCCTGGTGATCAGAGCTGTGCTGAAAGTGCCCTCAGCAGAAGGCCGACATAAGGCCTTTTCCACATGTGGCTCCCATCTGGCTGTGGTGTCCCTGTTCTATGGCTCTATCATGGTGATGTATGTGAGTCCAACAGCAGGCAATCCAGCAAGGATTCAGAAAattgtgactttattttattctgtgttaACTCCATTTCTTAATCCCATGATCTACAGCCTTCGGAATAAGGAGATGAAGGAGGCTCTGAGAAAACTTCTGAGGATTGTGAGATTTGGTCAAAGACAGCCTCTCAAGAACtag